In the genome of Olsenella profusa DSM 13989, one region contains:
- a CDS encoding FAD:protein FMN transferase, with product MQTTTFCFDTACTLRGVMTQDVLDGVVELCRTFERLLSRTIDGSDVGRINATAGTSVEVDPRTAELIRLALGYCRESDGLFDITIGSVSELWDFKGGIVPDPAQIEAALPHVDYTKVQVEGNLVTLLDADARLDLGGIAKGYIADALIAQLREAGVTSAFVNLGGNVMVMGGRPDGSPWTIGVQDPATDAGEGIVAEVSRSDASVVTSGLYERCFERAGITYWHILDPRTGYPVRGDVVGATILSERSLDGDGLTKPLFMLPVPDALAYLEYHGVQGLLVTGGGDIRTTGASDFGLVGSRTRNE from the coding sequence CTGCAGACCACGACCTTCTGCTTCGATACGGCCTGCACCCTGCGTGGCGTGATGACCCAGGACGTGCTCGACGGGGTGGTCGAGCTCTGCCGGACCTTCGAGCGGCTCCTCTCGCGTACCATAGACGGGAGTGACGTGGGGCGCATCAACGCCACAGCCGGCACCTCCGTGGAGGTCGATCCCAGGACGGCGGAGCTCATCCGCCTGGCGCTGGGCTACTGCCGGGAGTCGGACGGACTCTTTGACATCACGATCGGCAGCGTGAGCGAGCTTTGGGACTTCAAGGGGGGCATCGTGCCGGACCCCGCCCAGATAGAGGCGGCGCTCCCCCACGTGGACTACACCAAGGTCCAGGTGGAGGGGAACCTGGTGACCCTCCTCGATGCCGACGCCAGGTTGGATCTCGGCGGCATCGCCAAGGGCTACATCGCCGATGCCCTCATCGCACAGCTGCGTGAGGCAGGCGTCACGAGCGCCTTCGTGAACCTGGGCGGTAACGTCATGGTCATGGGTGGCAGGCCCGACGGCAGTCCCTGGACGATTGGCGTCCAGGACCCTGCGACAGACGCCGGCGAGGGGATCGTCGCCGAGGTCTCCCGCAGCGATGCGTCCGTGGTCACGAGCGGCCTCTACGAGCGTTGCTTCGAGCGGGCCGGCATCACCTACTGGCACATCCTCGACCCCAGGACGGGCTACCCCGTACGCGGTGACGTGGTGGGGGCGACCATCCTCTCCGAGCGCTCCCTCGATGGCGACGGGCTCACCAAGCCCCTCTTCATGCTCCCCGTACCCGATGCCCTCGCCTACCTCGAGTACCACGGTGTCCAGGGGCTCCTCGTCACCGGCGGGGGCGACATCCGCACGACCGGGGCGAGCGACTTCGGGCTGGTGGGCAGCCGCACGCGGAACGAGTGA
- a CDS encoding Gx transporter family protein — MGRRRQRRVADHTLPWERVGALVALALVLGYLESFVPAPIPGVKLGLANIAILVALYELGARATLCVCVVKVLAVGLLFGSPLMIAYSALGSLLALGGMAPLSRLRTLHPAMTSVVGGILHELGQLCVAWWLLGTSLVWYGAPPLLVVGALTGGLTGILAGWVLEALGDMTEPGARPASSALRPPERHVALATGAAPARHAGARLALLVAYAVALVRLGSLPLLLAATGATLVACLVARVRPRLAARGLVPLLLLALLTSALQVATVSSGLVLASLGPVLVTSDGLAQAAAMTLRVLAITLANVAFASHVGLEDLVPTVRRALSPLDRLGFDLEGPLLALSIATGLAPLLADDLVSCCADRGARMLTRTFWRWEVAPRVARAYLHASGAPPLTASRTDGGAPDDRP; from the coding sequence ATGGGAAGGCGCCGACAGAGGAGGGTCGCAGACCATACGCTTCCCTGGGAGCGCGTGGGTGCCCTCGTCGCCCTCGCGCTCGTCCTGGGGTACCTCGAGTCCTTCGTCCCTGCGCCCATCCCCGGTGTCAAGCTGGGCCTCGCCAACATCGCCATCCTCGTGGCCCTCTATGAGTTGGGGGCGCGGGCGACCCTGTGCGTGTGCGTGGTGAAGGTGCTTGCCGTGGGACTCCTCTTTGGCAGCCCTCTCATGATTGCCTACTCCGCCCTGGGGTCGCTCCTCGCCCTGGGAGGCATGGCCCCGCTCTCCCGCCTGCGGACGCTGCATCCCGCCATGACCTCGGTCGTCGGTGGCATCCTCCACGAGCTGGGACAGCTCTGCGTGGCCTGGTGGCTGCTGGGGACGTCCCTCGTGTGGTATGGTGCACCGCCGCTGTTGGTGGTGGGTGCGCTCACCGGGGGGCTGACGGGCATCCTGGCCGGTTGGGTCCTCGAGGCACTCGGGGACATGACGGAGCCTGGTGCCAGACCGGCGTCCTCGGCCTTGCGGCCCCCCGAGCGCCATGTCGCCCTGGCGACGGGCGCCGCACCCGCCCGGCATGCGGGCGCACGCCTCGCCCTGCTTGTCGCCTACGCTGTCGCTCTCGTGCGCCTCGGGTCACTCCCCCTGCTCCTTGCGGCCACCGGCGCCACCCTCGTGGCCTGCCTGGTCGCCCGCGTACGGCCGCGCCTGGCGGCGCGAGGCCTCGTCCCCCTGCTCCTCCTGGCGTTGCTCACCTCTGCCCTGCAGGTTGCCACGGTGAGCTCCGGCCTGGTGCTGGCCTCCCTGGGGCCCGTCCTCGTCACGAGCGATGGCCTGGCGCAGGCCGCTGCCATGACGCTGCGCGTCCTTGCCATCACGCTCGCGAACGTCGCATTCGCCTCGCATGTTGGCCTGGAGGATCTCGTCCCCACCGTGCGGCGGGCCCTCTCACCCCTCGACAGGTTGGGCTTCGATCTCGAGGGGCCGCTCCTGGCGCTCTCCATCGCCACGGGCCTCGCCCCCCTGCTCGCCGATGATTTGGTCTCCTGCTGTGCCGACCGGGGGGCGCGCATGCTGACGCGCACGTTCTGGCGGTGGGAGGTCGCCCCCCGCGTCGCCCGCGCCTACCTGCATGCCAGCGGCGCGCCGCCGCTGACGGCCTCGCGGACGGATGGAGGTGCCCCGGATGACCGGCCATGA
- a CDS encoding NusG domain II-containing protein codes for MRAVHVVRTYRATFVVGIAVMALLVGSFVAGGQTRLPTEGTPVAVVHDADGHIWRLPLDTPTTLEVTSSLGSNTIMVADGAARMTDADCPHGSCLRQTPISETGQQLICLPHQLWVEVVPARGEDTAQDGTQADVDAVGWKDERQAFDVDVTAR; via the coding sequence GTGAGGGCAGTCCACGTCGTGAGGACCTATCGGGCCACGTTCGTGGTCGGCATCGCCGTGATGGCCCTGCTCGTGGGCTCCTTCGTCGCGGGGGGCCAGACACGCCTCCCCACGGAGGGCACTCCCGTCGCCGTCGTGCACGATGCGGACGGGCACATCTGGCGGCTCCCCTTGGACACGCCCACCACGCTGGAGGTCACCTCGTCCCTCGGATCCAATACCATCATGGTCGCAGACGGTGCCGCACGCATGACGGACGCGGACTGCCCCCACGGCTCGTGCCTGCGACAGACCCCCATCAGCGAGACCGGCCAGCAGCTCATCTGCCTTCCCCACCAGCTGTGGGTCGAGGTCGTGCCCGCGCGAGGCGAGGACACGGCACAGGACGGCACGCAGGCCGACGTCGACGCCGTGGGCTGGAAGGACGAGAGACAGGCCTTCGACGTGGATGTGACGGCCCGCTGA
- a CDS encoding IS1634 family transposase, whose protein sequence is MAYFLKRTRNKKGLYLQIYESHWDPERRHTVNRSVRAVGYEHELRESGIEDPISHFRAEVASMNAERKAAREAERAREIGPEPAERHLGHFAIKAIDDALGAAADLAWLQVPSGFRFPLAGLLSSLVCARAVAPRSKSGTFHDVLPLMEGVSARFSLDQLYDGLAYLGEEYEKVVEIYNDRASRLFPRDTSASYFDCTNFYFEIGREDGFRRKGPSKEHGPEPIVGMGLLLDADCVPMGMSVYPGNESERPQLRHVVAQLKERNAIAGRTVRVADKGLNCADNVADAVLAGDGYIFSKSVRALPAAERAWALSEGGWTDVVDGRGNVVWSYKEATGDFGYRVTGGGGRRRDVSLPEKRVVTYSPKLARKQTYEINRQVEKARALRLAAARRSEYGGSARYVTFTPVDGDGEVRDGARVVATLNREAIGKARSVAGYNMIVTSEVGMSAREACDTYHRLWRVEESFRVMKSELDARPVYLQRQSTITGHFLVCYLAVLLVRLLQVKVLGDEFRSEEVMGLCRGLNVCQASERRYVNVSRRTPIIEELASRTGLPLLHFNLTGGDVRAISSCTLDMLRGNGKAPSAGKRVAEGAS, encoded by the coding sequence ATGGCCTACTTCCTCAAGAGGACCAGGAACAAGAAGGGCCTCTACCTGCAGATCTACGAGAGCCACTGGGACCCGGAGCGCCGCCACACGGTCAACAGGTCGGTGAGGGCCGTGGGCTACGAGCACGAGCTCAGGGAGTCCGGGATCGAGGACCCCATCTCGCACTTCAGGGCGGAGGTCGCCTCGATGAACGCCGAGCGCAAGGCGGCCAGGGAGGCGGAGAGGGCGCGCGAGATCGGCCCCGAGCCGGCGGAGCGGCACCTGGGCCACTTCGCGATCAAGGCGATCGACGACGCCCTGGGCGCCGCCGCCGACCTCGCCTGGCTGCAGGTCCCCTCCGGCTTCCGCTTCCCGCTGGCGGGCCTGCTGTCCTCGCTCGTCTGCGCGCGCGCCGTGGCGCCGCGCTCGAAGTCCGGGACCTTCCACGACGTGCTGCCGCTGATGGAGGGCGTGAGCGCGCGGTTCTCGCTCGACCAGCTCTACGACGGCCTCGCCTACCTGGGCGAGGAGTACGAGAAGGTCGTGGAGATCTACAACGACCGGGCCTCCCGCCTCTTCCCCAGGGACACCTCCGCCTCCTACTTCGACTGCACCAACTTCTACTTCGAGATAGGCCGCGAGGACGGCTTCCGCAGGAAGGGGCCCTCCAAGGAGCACGGGCCCGAGCCGATCGTCGGGATGGGGCTGCTGCTCGACGCCGACTGCGTGCCGATGGGCATGAGCGTCTACCCGGGCAACGAGAGCGAGAGGCCGCAGCTCAGGCATGTGGTGGCGCAGCTCAAGGAGCGCAACGCGATAGCCGGCCGCACGGTGAGGGTGGCCGACAAGGGCCTCAACTGCGCCGACAACGTCGCCGACGCCGTGCTCGCCGGCGACGGATACATCTTCTCGAAGTCGGTCAGGGCGCTGCCGGCGGCCGAGCGCGCCTGGGCGCTGTCCGAGGGCGGCTGGACCGACGTCGTCGACGGGCGCGGGAACGTCGTCTGGAGCTACAAGGAGGCCACGGGCGACTTCGGGTACAGGGTGACCGGCGGGGGCGGGCGGAGGAGGGACGTGAGCCTCCCCGAGAAGAGGGTGGTCACCTACAGCCCGAAGCTCGCGAGAAAGCAGACGTACGAGATAAACAGGCAGGTCGAGAAGGCGAGGGCGCTCAGGCTCGCCGCCGCCAGGAGGTCCGAGTACGGCGGCAGCGCCAGGTACGTCACCTTCACCCCCGTCGACGGCGACGGCGAGGTCAGGGACGGCGCGAGGGTGGTCGCCACGCTCAACCGCGAGGCGATAGGGAAGGCCAGGTCGGTTGCCGGGTACAACATGATCGTCACCTCGGAGGTCGGCATGTCCGCCCGGGAGGCGTGCGACACCTACCACAGACTGTGGCGGGTCGAGGAGAGCTTCAGGGTGATGAAGTCGGAGCTCGACGCCAGGCCCGTCTACCTGCAGAGGCAGAGCACCATCACCGGGCACTTCCTCGTCTGCTACCTCGCGGTGCTGCTGGTGAGGCTGCTTCAGGTCAAGGTGCTGGGCGACGAGTTCCGCTCGGAGGAGGTCATGGGGCTCTGCCGCGGGCTCAACGTCTGCCAGGCGTCGGAGAGGAGGTACGTGAACGTCTCGAGACGCACCCCCATCATCGAGGAGCTCGCCTCGAGGACGGGGCTTCCGCTGCTGCACTTCAACCTGACGGGGGGCGACGTCCGCGCGATCTCGAGCTGCACGCTCGACATGCTGAGGGGCAACGGGAAGGCCCCCTCCGCCGGCAAAAGGGTGGCGGAGGGGGCCTCATAG